The window TCAGATAGTGTCATACGGGGCAATAGCGGCTAAATTAGGCGAGTGCTCAACAAACTCCCCTATGGTCTCTTGCGCGCCTTCCTCACGCCATTTTTAATGAGCGCTTTTCGCCCAAAGGTTAAGGGCTTGCGAAATGTTCCCGCTAAAGGCCCGGTCATCATCGCCTCAAATCACCTCTCCTTTAGCGATTCGATTTTTATGCCCCTGGTGGTTCCACGCAAAGTGACTTTTTTGGCAAAGAGCGAGTACTTCACATCTCCTGGTCCAAAGGGCTTAATGAAGAAGTTAACTTTCATCGCACTTGGCCAAGTTCCGGTAGATCGATCTGGTGGACGCCGAAGCGAGGCCGCTCTTATTACGGGCTTGAAGGTTTTGGCCGAAGGTGACTGTTTGGGAATTTACCCAGAGGGAACTAGATCTCCAGATGGTCGACTCTATAAGGGCCGGACTGGCATCGCCCGTCTAGCAATCGAATCTGGTGCGCCGGTTATCCCCGTTGCGATGTCTAATACCGACAAGATTCAGCCAACCGGAAAAGTAATTCCAAATTTGCATCGTGTAGGAATGGTCTTTGGCGAGCCCATGTATTTCGATGGAGATTCAACTGATTTGCAATACCTGCGCACTGTGACCGATCAGATAATGAGTAAAATCCAAGAGATGTCAGGTCAAGAGTACATAGATATTTATGCACCGAAAAAAAGCAATCCCGATGAAATAAACGTTGCAGGCGAAGAAGATTAGAGTTTGTCTAAAGCGTTACGTGCCCCTAAATAAATACATGTTGTGCACTCGGAGCCAGGATCTGGAAGCTCTGCCTCTAATACATTAATAAAATCCTCGATAACACTTAAGAAATGTGCAGAATCACGCTCGACTGCAACGTACTTTTGGTCAACGCCAAAAGCAAAAGAACTTCGGTCATCACCAATTGCACTTACCGGCTTCCAAATCAGCAGACCTTGTGATGCAACTATCTGCCCTCTTCCTGCAGCGGGATTTTCCAGAGCATATGAGTATGCCTCTAATTGAGGTGAGTAAAAAACACCGCTATCTCTCTGGCTATCAGATACTTTGCAGTCAATAAGACCGAGAGTGCCATCGGTATTTGTCGCCACTAAATCGTATTTGCCTAGGATGCGCCAGCGCGTTTCACTTTCATTTATACGCAATGGTTTACTTTTAACAAACTCTCCCCATTTGGTGATGGTCCCAGGGCGCAGAGTTGAATCAATTGTTGGCATATCTGCGTTGTGAAACTTCTCCTCTTGTAGCGCCGAGAGCGTACCAACTAGGGGCATTTGCAGAGGCGCGCTTAATTTGTACCAGTATTTAATCCAGAGACAACGCTTGCAGGTTGATAGTCCAAAAGTTAAATCGGAAGGGGATATAAATTCACGGGCTGGTTTTATCGGTTTTTTCATACTCGTATTCTCTATCTAAGGGCTGACAATGGCTGAGATTAGAACTGCAACACCTAAGAGAATCATGATTGAACCACCACCGGCACGGAGCTTTTCTATGCGTGTGGCATCGGTTGCCAACCATTGACGCGCCGTTCCGGCAAGCAGTCCCCATGTACCGTCAGAAATAAAGGCCAGCGTTGAAAAGATAGCACCGAGAAAAATTAATTGAGCGGTAACGCTGCCACGCTCTCTATCGATGAACTGAGGTAGAACAGCTGCATAAAAAACTATCGCTTTGGGATTAAGGGAGCCGACCCAGAAACCATCTCTAATGGAGCGAGCAACGGAAGGTGCACTATCTCCCTGATTTCTCATATCGGCGGCATGTACCGCTCGATGTTTAATGGCATCTACACCTAGATACATTAAATAGAGACCTCCACCCCATTGGACTGCGGTGTAGGCGAGTTCAGATCTCTGCAAGAGCGGCCCAAGACCAATGGCAACGAAAACTGAGAGCACAAAAGAGCCAGTGACATTTCCGGCAACGGTAAAAATCGCTACTGTGCGCCCCCAGGAAATTGCGCGTGCAATGACAAATAAAACACTCGGTCCTGGAGCTAGAATGATTACCATCGCAGCCACAATGTATTCAGTTAGCCGCGATGGAATCACCATAAATCTAGTTTAGCCAAAGAAATTGGTTAGTTCGTACCTCGAGACGATGAGATTGAATGTAATACTCGATATCCCACAATTGCAACCACTGTTGCATTAATGATGCCATTGAAGGTGTAATCCCCACGGGTCCATGACATATCTGAGATACCGATAATGAGCGCCGATGCAGCAACGATTAAATTCGTTGAATTGGCGAAATCGACTTTACCCTCAATCCATATGCGTGCACCAAGCACACCAATCATTCCAAACAACGCCACTCCCACACCGCCCAGTGCGCCGACAGGGGTAGAGCTTAGAACTGCGCCAAACTTAGGAGAAAGTGATAGTCCGATAGCACCAACACCTGCAATCCAATATGCCGCTGTTGAATAAACTCGAGTAGCTGCCATAACACCAATATTTTCGGCATAAGTTGTAGTACCTGATCCACCACCGATACCGGCCAGAGTCGTTGCAACTCCATCGGCCATTAGCGCAGTTCCCATTTGATCATCTAAGTTCTTGCCTGTCATAGCCGACACCGCTTTAACGTGGCCGACATTTTCAGCGATCAAAACTAGAACTACAGGTAAGAATAAAACTATCGCTTTGCCATCAAATGTAGGTGATGTAAAAGTAGGAAGATCAAACCACTTCGCTGCAGAAATACCATCGGTATTAACATCTCCCATTGCGTAGGCATAACCGTAACCGATAACAAGTCCGGCAAAAATACTGATCCGACTTAAGAAACCACGAGAGCCTGCAGCGATAAGAGCGATTGATGCAAGAGTGATAACACCAACGGTGGGTCCGGCAGCAAAATTGTTTTTAGCCGCTCCAGCTAGATTTAAACCTATGACCATGACGATTGTTCCTGTAACTACTGGAGGCAACATCCAGTTAATCCAACCGATTCCAGCTTGGCGAACAATGAGACCAACTGCCACCAAAATAAGACCGGTAACTACAACGCCCCCAAGGGCTGCCGACATTCCACCCCCGGATTTTGCAGCGGCGATCGGTGCAAGAAATGCAAAGGATGATCCAAGGTAGCTTGGTACTTTATTGGCAGTCAGTGCTAAGAAAATGAGAGTTCCAACACCGGAGAAGAAGAGTGTCGTCGTTGGTGGAAAGCCAGTTATGAGGGGAACGAGGAACGTGGCACCGAACATCGCAGCGATGTGTTGGAGTCCGACACCAAAAGTGCGGGGCCAGGTAAGGCGTTCATCGGTAGAAACGACCTCGCCCGATGAAATTGATTTACCATCCCCATGAAGTTTCCATGTAAACAGAGACATATCTCCTCCAGCTTCTAAGGGCCCTTCGGCGGTGAAGGGCGCTACAACTCAGGGTACGGTCGCTCTAAGGGCTACTCAGGCGTACGCCACACCCTCTCGAGGGGAAGAGTCGAATCGCCAGGCTCATCAGGAGTTGCAGCGGCCGGGGTATCGCAATATATTACCTTTAGATATATCGATTCGATATATAAAGCGATAGTAGATTCTGAGGGGTTGAAACAATGCGCTCACGCAGTGACTCCCTTGAGTTCGCACTCTTAGGTCTTCTCTCTCAAGGCCCTTTGCATGGCTATGAGCTACGAAAGCGTATGGGAACGATTTTTGGCCCCTTTCGAGCGCTCTCATTCTCAGTTCTCTACCCACAGCTTCGAAGGATGATGGAGGCTGGAGTAATCGCAGAGAGCCACGTTGAAACAACGTCGAGGCGCTCGCGAATTGTTTATGCCATTACAGAAAAAGGGGTTACAAGATTTTCTGAATTAACTGAAACCGTCAGCCCAGATACATGGGAGGACGAGGGATTCGAAATCCGCTTTGCTTTTTTCTCCCCAACATCGTCAAAGAACAGAGTAAGAATTCTTGAGGGGCGCCATCGTCGCCTTAAGGAAAAGGCAGAAATTCTGCGCGGTGAACTCGAGAAGTCACCGATCGGAATCGATAAATATCTAGAGGAGTGGCGACGTCACTCTCTGGAGTCAGCTGATCGAGAGATCGCTTGGCTGGAAGACATGATCAAAACCGAGAGGAAATAAAGTGAATATAACAACGGGTAAAGGCGACATCCGTGTTGCAATTGTTGGCGTAGGAAACTGCGCTAACTCTTTAGTTCAAGGAGTGACCTATTACAAGGACGCGGCCATAGATCAAGAGATTCCAGGTTTGATGCACGCAGTTGTTGGGGGATACCACATCTCTAGCATAAAGTTCGTCGCGGCCTTCGATGTCGATGCTAAGAAAGTCGGTCTTGATTTAGCCGATGCTATCTGGGCTAGTGAAAATAACACCATTAAATTTAGTAACGTCGCACAAACGGGTGTTCCAGTTATGCGAGGAGTTACTCTTGACGGTCTCGGTAAATACTACAAAGAGACGATCACCGAATCAGAAGCGCCTGCAGTAGATATGGTTCAGGTGCTAAAGGATGAAGCCGTAGATGTCTTAATCTGTTATTTACCCGTCGGTTCTGAGTTAGCTGCAAAGAATTATGCACAATGTGCAATTGATGCTGGATGCGCATTTGTAAATGCATTACCGGTTTTTATCGCCTCTGATCCAGAGTGGGAAAAGAAGTTTGCTGATGCAGGTTTGCCAATTGTTGGTGATGATATTAAGAGCCAAGTTGGTGCAACTATTACTCACCGCATCATGGCAAAGCTGTTTCAAGATCGCGGAGTTCACTTAGATCGTACATATCAATTAAACGTCGGTGGAAACATGGATTTCAAGAACATGCTCGAGCGTGATCGTCTTGAATCCAAGAAGATTTCAAAGACTAATTCGGTTACATCTCAACTCGATCATGACATGGGAGATAAGAATGTTCACATTGGACCTTCTGATTACATTCCCTGGTTAGATGATCGCAAATGGGCCTACGTTCGCCTCGAAGGCCGTGCATTTGGCGATGTTCCACTTAACCTTGAATATAAATTAGAGGTGTGGGATTCACCTAACTCAGCGGGAGTAATTATCGATGCACTTCGCTGTGCCAAGATTGGCTTGGATCGCAAGATCGGTGGAGCGTTGCTTTCCCCATCTAGCTACTTCATGAAGACCCCGCCGATTCAATATACCGATGAGGCAGCTCATGACAAGTTAGAGGATTTCATCGCCGGTACGTTAGAGCGATAAAAACACTTTTAGCGCATGAAAAAGCCCCTTGGCATAGAGCCAAGGGGCTTTTTCTAACCCCTCACGGAGAGTTGAGGGTTAAATCGTCGCATCCAAAGGAGTGCGACGAATATGACGAATCCCTAAGATTACAAAGAGGAACATTAATAGTGCTCCAACGAAAGTAACCTTCGCAGCAATTGCTGCGATGTCT is drawn from Candidatus Planktophila sp. and contains these coding sequences:
- a CDS encoding inositol-3-phosphate synthase, which translates into the protein MNITTGKGDIRVAIVGVGNCANSLVQGVTYYKDAAIDQEIPGLMHAVVGGYHISSIKFVAAFDVDAKKVGLDLADAIWASENNTIKFSNVAQTGVPVMRGVTLDGLGKYYKETITESEAPAVDMVQVLKDEAVDVLICYLPVGSELAAKNYAQCAIDAGCAFVNALPVFIASDPEWEKKFADAGLPIVGDDIKSQVGATITHRIMAKLFQDRGVHLDRTYQLNVGGNMDFKNMLERDRLESKKISKTNSVTSQLDHDMGDKNVHIGPSDYIPWLDDRKWAYVRLEGRAFGDVPLNLEYKLEVWDSPNSAGVIIDALRCAKIGLDRKIGGALLSPSSYFMKTPPIQYTDEAAHDKLEDFIAGTLER
- a CDS encoding LysE family translocator, translated to MVIPSRLTEYIVAAMVIILAPGPSVLFVIARAISWGRTVAIFTVAGNVTGSFVLSVFVAIGLGPLLQRSELAYTAVQWGGGLYLMYLGVDAIKHRAVHAADMRNQGDSAPSVARSIRDGFWVGSLNPKAIVFYAAVLPQFIDRERGSVTAQLIFLGAIFSTLAFISDGTWGLLAGTARQWLATDATRIEKLRAGGGSIMILLGVAVLISAIVSP
- a CDS encoding lysophospholipid acyltransferase family protein, with protein sequence MLNKLPYGLLRAFLTPFLMSAFRPKVKGLRNVPAKGPVIIASNHLSFSDSIFMPLVVPRKVTFLAKSEYFTSPGPKGLMKKLTFIALGQVPVDRSGGRRSEAALITGLKVLAEGDCLGIYPEGTRSPDGRLYKGRTGIARLAIESGAPVIPVAMSNTDKIQPTGKVIPNLHRVGMVFGEPMYFDGDSTDLQYLRTVTDQIMSKIQEMSGQEYIDIYAPKKSNPDEINVAGEED
- a CDS encoding solute carrier family 23 protein, which produces MSLFTWKLHGDGKSISSGEVVSTDERLTWPRTFGVGLQHIAAMFGATFLVPLITGFPPTTTLFFSGVGTLIFLALTANKVPSYLGSSFAFLAPIAAAKSGGGMSAALGGVVVTGLILVAVGLIVRQAGIGWINWMLPPVVTGTIVMVIGLNLAGAAKNNFAAGPTVGVITLASIALIAAGSRGFLSRISIFAGLVIGYGYAYAMGDVNTDGISAAKWFDLPTFTSPTFDGKAIVLFLPVVLVLIAENVGHVKAVSAMTGKNLDDQMGTALMADGVATTLAGIGGGSGTTTYAENIGVMAATRVYSTAAYWIAGVGAIGLSLSPKFGAVLSSTPVGALGGVGVALFGMIGVLGARIWIEGKVDFANSTNLIVAASALIIGISDMSWTRGDYTFNGIINATVVAIVGYRVLHSISSSRGTN
- a CDS encoding PD-(D/E)XK nuclease family protein; this translates as MKKPIKPAREFISPSDLTFGLSTCKRCLWIKYWYKLSAPLQMPLVGTLSALQEEKFHNADMPTIDSTLRPGTITKWGEFVKSKPLRINESETRWRILGKYDLVATNTDGTLGLIDCKVSDSQRDSGVFYSPQLEAYSYALENPAAGRGQIVASQGLLIWKPVSAIGDDRSSFAFGVDQKYVAVERDSAHFLSVIEDFINVLEAELPDPGSECTTCIYLGARNALDKL
- a CDS encoding PadR family transcriptional regulator; its protein translation is MRSRSDSLEFALLGLLSQGPLHGYELRKRMGTIFGPFRALSFSVLYPQLRRMMEAGVIAESHVETTSRRSRIVYAITEKGVTRFSELTETVSPDTWEDEGFEIRFAFFSPTSSKNRVRILEGRHRRLKEKAEILRGELEKSPIGIDKYLEEWRRHSLESADREIAWLEDMIKTERK